One window of Mesorhizobium sp. PAMC28654 genomic DNA carries:
- the lexA gene encoding transcriptional repressor LexA, with protein sequence MLTRKQHELLMFIHERLKESGIPPSFDEMKEALDLASKSGIHRLITALEERGFIRRLPNRARALEVLRLPDSIAPGLNAARKFLPSVIQGSLGRQIKPAPSRLSSASNDDDAVAAVSIPVMGRIAAGVPIDAIQHQTHSISVPPDMIMGGDHYALEVKGDSMIEAGIFDGDTVIIRNTDTASPGEIVVALVDEEEATLKRFRRKGASIALEAANPAYETRIFGPDRVKVQGKLVGLIRRY encoded by the coding sequence ATGCTGACGCGCAAGCAACATGAACTGCTGATGTTCATCCATGAACGGCTGAAGGAAAGCGGAATCCCGCCTTCATTCGACGAAATGAAGGAGGCGCTCGACCTTGCCTCCAAGTCCGGAATTCATCGGCTGATCACCGCGCTCGAGGAGCGCGGCTTCATTCGCCGGCTACCCAACAGGGCTCGCGCGCTGGAAGTGCTGCGTCTTCCCGATTCCATCGCGCCCGGCCTCAACGCGGCGCGCAAATTTTTGCCGAGCGTCATCCAGGGTAGCCTGGGTCGGCAGATCAAGCCGGCACCGTCACGCTTGTCTTCGGCCAGCAATGACGACGACGCGGTTGCCGCTGTGTCCATTCCAGTCATGGGCCGCATCGCCGCCGGTGTGCCGATCGATGCCATCCAGCACCAGACCCATTCCATCTCGGTGCCGCCAGACATGATTATGGGCGGCGATCATTATGCGCTGGAGGTCAAGGGCGACTCTATGATCGAGGCCGGCATCTTCGATGGCGACACGGTCATCATCCGCAACACCGACACCGCCAGTCCCGGAGAGATCGTCGTGGCGCTGGTCGACGAGGAAGAAGCGACGCTTAAGCGTTTCCGCCGGAAAGGCGCCTCCATCGCCCTGGAGGCCGCCAACCCCGCCTACGAGACCCGTATCTTCGGACCCGACCGGGTCAAGGTGCAAGGCAAGCTTGTCGGGCTGATCCGGCGCTATTGA
- a CDS encoding pyridoxal-phosphate dependent enzyme, with protein MISAPPRRPTLHEIAAAGDRLATWLPRTPLLQVDLGRADQRIFLKLETLSPIGAFKVRPALNALLSRDAETLRHGVATVSSGNMAYGMAWAARALGIPMAAYMYADAPRTKIDGVRRLGGEVRFVSHETWWRYITGVEQPDIDELLVNPVTDQAVLAGNGTIGVEIVEDLPEVDCVLTPYGGGGMTTGVASAIKALRPHARIFAVEDENAAPVTAALAAGRIVEIKTRPSFIKSIGGPSLVPALWPLANQLIDGAIAVSLEQVTEAMRLLFSSAKVVAEGAGAASVAAALRSEQMTGNIVCVISGGNIDAGAYAQVLAGAIPAA; from the coding sequence ATGATTTCAGCGCCTCCGCGCCGTCCAACGCTTCACGAGATTGCCGCCGCCGGCGACCGGTTGGCTACCTGGTTGCCGCGAACGCCATTGCTGCAGGTCGACCTTGGCCGGGCCGATCAAAGGATATTCCTCAAGCTCGAGACCTTGTCGCCCATCGGGGCCTTCAAGGTCAGGCCGGCGCTCAATGCCTTGCTGTCTCGCGATGCCGAAACGCTGAGGCATGGCGTCGCGACCGTCAGTTCCGGCAACATGGCTTATGGCATGGCCTGGGCAGCAAGAGCGCTTGGTATTCCAATGGCTGCCTACATGTATGCCGACGCCCCACGAACCAAGATTGACGGGGTTCGTCGCCTCGGCGGAGAGGTGCGTTTCGTCTCCCATGAGACCTGGTGGCGCTACATTACCGGCGTTGAACAACCGGACATCGACGAGCTGCTCGTGAATCCCGTTACCGATCAGGCGGTGCTGGCGGGCAATGGCACGATCGGCGTGGAGATCGTCGAAGATCTGCCGGAGGTCGACTGCGTGCTGACACCCTACGGCGGCGGCGGCATGACAACCGGGGTCGCCAGCGCGATCAAGGCACTTCGCCCCCATGCGAGGATCTTTGCGGTCGAGGACGAGAACGCGGCTCCCGTCACGGCCGCTCTGGCTGCCGGACGCATTGTCGAGATCAAGACACGACCGTCCTTCATCAAGAGCATTGGCGGGCCGTCCTTGGTGCCTGCGCTATGGCCGTTGGCAAACCAGCTTATCGACGGAGCCATTGCCGTCAGTCTTGAGCAGGTAACGGAGGCAATGCGCCTTCTGTTCTCGAGTGCAAAGGTCGTGGCCGAAGGCGCCGGCGCCGCATCGGTGGCCGCCGCCCTTCGCAGCGAGCAGATGACCGGCAATATCGTCTGCGTTATCTCAGGCGGCAATATTGATGCCGGCGCCTACGCGCAGGTGCTGGCTGGCGCAATCCCGGCTGCCTGA
- a CDS encoding GntR family transcriptional regulator has product MQDQKNSTKTEAAYQLLRRDILTTRLMPGAPLKLSALRGIYGVGWTPLREALSRLEAERLVTAISNRGFAVAPVSRAELEDLARARMVVEIPLFLESIEKGGREWEDAVVTAHYRLSRCKTAVDDPSDAAVDIWDENHEAFHAALLSAATSSWLLRFRSTISDQLRRHHRFLGLAPTLRAAAGLKDGYEEAMNALREAIAIEHHTAIMEAALDRDVGRAKALMTAHIGYTLHVYVHSEDGGANKYAARAGSLKAVGG; this is encoded by the coding sequence ATGCAGGACCAGAAGAACTCCACAAAGACGGAGGCGGCCTATCAGCTGCTGCGGCGGGATATCCTCACCACGCGCCTCATGCCGGGCGCACCGCTCAAGCTGAGTGCGTTGCGCGGCATTTATGGTGTCGGCTGGACGCCTCTGCGCGAAGCATTGTCTCGGCTGGAAGCCGAACGCCTGGTCACGGCCATCAGCAACCGCGGCTTTGCCGTCGCGCCCGTGTCGCGGGCCGAACTCGAGGATCTGGCACGCGCAAGAATGGTTGTTGAGATCCCCCTTTTCCTGGAATCGATCGAGAAAGGTGGTCGTGAGTGGGAGGATGCGGTGGTCACCGCCCACTACCGGCTATCGCGCTGCAAGACCGCCGTCGATGACCCTTCCGACGCGGCCGTCGACATATGGGACGAGAACCATGAGGCTTTCCACGCGGCACTGCTGAGTGCCGCAACATCGAGTTGGCTGTTGCGATTCCGCTCGACAATCTCGGATCAGTTGCGCCGGCATCATCGCTTTCTTGGACTGGCGCCAACATTGCGGGCCGCCGCAGGCCTCAAGGATGGCTACGAAGAGGCAATGAACGCGCTGCGTGAGGCGATTGCGATCGAACACCACACTGCAATCATGGAAGCGGCGCTCGATCGTGACGTCGGGCGGGCAAAGGCGCTGATGACCGCTCACATCGGCTACACGCTGCACGTCTATGTCCACAGCGAAGACGGTGGCGCGAACAAATACGCCGCGCGCGCCGGCAGCCTGAAGGCCGTCGGCGGATGA
- a CDS encoding ABC transporter substrate-binding protein, protein MMKSKSTWLSGLALAGALMVSAGSAAADQIRIGIANFGEHPQLNAAIAGFKKALTANGFVEGKDVVYSESHTNFDASLVPQMIAKLQAEQPKLMYTITTPVSQIAKKALAGSGIPIVFAAVTDPVAAKLVPSWDAGDEGMTGATDLQDVAAVMAFTKKLLPNAKRFGVPYNPGEANDVALLEKIKEAAPAAGFEVVEVGIDNVNDIQQRIASLAGKADVIYGPTSNLIQPAIAAVSAAARQAGIPVVNADDNAVRSGVVPASFAVNYEQVGVNAGNIAAEVLKGKDPKTIPPSRPAYKDHAALISKKAMAAFGIEIPASLADCGCIVD, encoded by the coding sequence ATGATGAAGTCGAAGTCCACTTGGCTGTCGGGATTGGCCCTGGCTGGCGCGCTGATGGTCAGCGCAGGGAGTGCCGCCGCCGATCAGATCCGCATCGGCATCGCCAATTTCGGCGAGCACCCGCAGTTGAACGCCGCCATCGCCGGTTTCAAGAAGGCGCTTACCGCGAACGGCTTCGTCGAGGGCAAGGATGTCGTCTACTCCGAAAGCCACACCAATTTCGATGCGTCGCTGGTTCCGCAGATGATTGCCAAGCTGCAGGCGGAGCAGCCCAAGCTGATGTACACCATCACAACGCCGGTCTCGCAGATCGCAAAGAAGGCGCTTGCCGGCTCGGGCATCCCGATCGTCTTCGCGGCCGTGACCGATCCGGTCGCGGCCAAGCTCGTTCCGTCGTGGGACGCAGGCGACGAAGGCATGACTGGCGCGACTGATCTCCAGGATGTCGCGGCGGTGATGGCTTTCACCAAGAAGCTGCTGCCGAACGCCAAGCGCTTCGGCGTGCCTTACAATCCGGGCGAGGCGAACGACGTCGCGCTGCTTGAAAAGATCAAGGAAGCAGCGCCCGCGGCAGGGTTCGAAGTCGTCGAGGTCGGCATCGACAACGTCAACGACATCCAGCAGCGCATCGCTTCGCTCGCCGGCAAGGCCGACGTGATCTATGGGCCGACCTCGAACCTCATCCAGCCGGCGATCGCGGCTGTCTCGGCGGCAGCGCGTCAGGCCGGCATCCCGGTGGTCAATGCGGACGACAATGCGGTACGCAGCGGTGTGGTGCCGGCAAGCTTCGCGGTCAACTACGAGCAGGTTGGCGTCAACGCGGGCAACATCGCGGCGGAAGTCCTGAAGGGCAAGGACCCGAAGACGATCCCGCCTTCGCGCCCGGCCTACAAGGACCACGCAGCGCTGATCTCGAAGAAGGCGATGGCCGCGTTCGGCATCGAAATCCCGGCTTCGCTGGCGGATTGCGGCTGCATCGTCGACTGA
- a CDS encoding ABC transporter ATP-binding protein — MLEIRSARKVFYKGQADEKVALDGLDLSLVTGDFGVVIGSNGAGKSSMLNAISGALVLDSGKILINGADVTDMPVHKRAMKLARVFQDPMRGTAASMTVAENMLLADLRSHKRTLRQGLNAARLASYKERLSLLGLGLENRLDTRVDLLSGGQRQSLSLIMAVGGSPDLLLLDEHTAALDPRTAEIVMQATVRAVNALKLTTLMVTHNMQHAVDYGSRVIMLDAGRVRLEVAGEAKASVTVIDLIGHFSVKTDRMLLAS; from the coding sequence ATGCTCGAGATCCGATCCGCACGCAAGGTTTTCTACAAGGGCCAGGCCGACGAGAAGGTCGCGCTCGATGGCCTCGACCTGTCGCTCGTCACGGGCGATTTCGGTGTCGTCATCGGTTCAAACGGGGCCGGAAAGAGCAGCATGCTCAACGCCATTTCTGGTGCCCTTGTACTTGATTCCGGCAAAATCCTGATCAATGGCGCCGATGTGACCGACATGCCGGTGCATAAGCGCGCCATGAAATTGGCGCGCGTTTTCCAGGATCCGATGCGCGGCACCGCTGCCAGCATGACCGTGGCGGAGAACATGCTGCTGGCCGATCTGCGCAGTCACAAACGCACCCTGCGGCAGGGGCTGAACGCCGCGCGGCTCGCATCCTACAAGGAGCGCCTGTCCCTATTGGGCCTTGGGCTTGAAAACCGGCTCGACACCCGCGTCGACCTGCTCTCGGGCGGACAGAGGCAGTCGCTGTCGCTGATCATGGCCGTGGGTGGCTCACCGGACCTGCTGTTGCTCGACGAACATACGGCCGCACTCGACCCGCGCACCGCGGAGATCGTCATGCAGGCGACGGTGCGTGCCGTCAATGCGTTGAAGCTTACTACCCTGATGGTGACCCACAACATGCAGCACGCCGTGGACTATGGCAGCCGCGTGATCATGCTCGACGCGGGCCGGGTCCGTCTGGAGGTCGCCGGTGAGGCGAAAGCTAGTGTTACGGTCATCGACCTCATCGGCCATTTCTCCGTCAAGACCGACCGCATGTTGCTGGCGAGCTGA
- a CDS encoding ABC transporter permease: protein MDFVQEILTSFVSIIPVTLAQSLLLAFVVLGIMIPFRMLNFPDLTSEGAFPLGGCVCGVLLAAGASPPIAIAVALAAGFVAGCCTAFIHLRFRIHTLLAGILMMTMLYSINLRIMGKSNLSVFGSPTVFDWVPFARPGFPASKIVVAGLIAFVVFLLLNMFFKTEKGTAVRAVGANPDMAEAQGINVWAATIGGVGLASAFSATSGALMVQSQGFADVNMGLGILINGLAALMIGEAIIGKQTVRRQLLAPFVGAIVYYQLVSFCLAAGMPPPDLKLATGLFVLAMLALPSLKRSRGPALARETIRE from the coding sequence ATGGATTTTGTCCAGGAAATTCTGACGAGCTTCGTCTCGATCATTCCCGTCACCTTGGCGCAAAGCCTCTTGCTGGCCTTTGTCGTGCTTGGGATCATGATCCCATTTCGGATGCTGAATTTTCCTGACCTCACCAGCGAAGGCGCGTTTCCACTGGGGGGCTGCGTCTGTGGTGTGCTTCTTGCAGCCGGCGCATCGCCGCCGATAGCCATCGCCGTCGCCCTTGCGGCGGGCTTCGTGGCGGGCTGTTGCACGGCTTTCATCCATCTGCGCTTCCGCATCCACACGCTGCTTGCGGGCATCCTGATGATGACGATGCTCTACAGCATCAACCTGCGCATCATGGGCAAGTCCAACCTCTCTGTCTTCGGGTCACCCACCGTATTCGACTGGGTGCCGTTTGCGCGGCCTGGTTTTCCGGCCAGCAAGATCGTTGTCGCAGGCCTGATCGCGTTTGTCGTCTTCCTGCTGCTCAACATGTTCTTCAAGACCGAGAAAGGCACCGCGGTCCGCGCTGTGGGCGCCAATCCCGACATGGCCGAAGCGCAGGGCATCAATGTCTGGGCGGCGACCATTGGCGGCGTGGGCCTGGCGAGCGCGTTCTCGGCGACCAGCGGCGCGTTGATGGTGCAGTCGCAAGGCTTTGCCGACGTCAATATGGGCCTGGGCATCCTCATCAACGGTCTTGCCGCCCTGATGATCGGCGAGGCCATTATCGGCAAGCAGACGGTGCGGCGCCAGTTGCTGGCGCCCTTTGTCGGAGCGATCGTCTACTACCAGCTGGTGTCGTTCTGCCTTGCCGCCGGAATGCCGCCACCGGATCTCAAGCTCGCCACCGGCCTGTTCGTGCTTGCCATGCTGGCACTGCCAAGCCTGAAGCGCAGCCGCGGCCCCGCGCTCGCGCGAGAAACCATTCGCGAATAA
- the kynU gene encoding kynureninase encodes MTSAIPDLAAIEAMDAADPLRSMRDRFVLPKGVIYLDGNSLGAASHAVFDELQKASTQEWAQDLIRAWNTAGWFDMPTTLGDQLGRLIGAGAGQTVVCDTTSINIYKVLHAALEMRPDRSVIIAEGDSFPTDLYMAEGVASTRPGAVLRLEGVDAPSIEELIDERVAVILVNHVNYKSGELRDMVALTRRAHEAGALIVWDLCHTAGALPVELDQANADFAVGCTYKYLNGGPGAPAFIYAAKRHLADISQPLSGWWGHARPFAFERGYVAGTGIRRFLCGTQPILSMRALKGALDIWDDVDMAVLRKKSIALTDLFIQLVETKCGAFGLTLESTRDGSRRGSQVSFLHDHGYQVMRALIDHGVIGDFRAPSTIRFGFTPLYVSYKDVWQAVEVLEDILRTGAWKDPRFATKEAVT; translated from the coding sequence ATGACGAGTGCAATTCCCGATCTCGCTGCAATCGAGGCGATGGATGCGGCCGATCCCCTGCGTTCGATGCGCGACCGCTTCGTCTTGCCGAAGGGGGTGATCTATCTTGACGGCAACTCACTGGGGGCGGCGTCACACGCCGTTTTCGATGAGCTTCAGAAGGCTTCCACCCAGGAATGGGCTCAAGACCTCATCCGTGCGTGGAACACGGCCGGCTGGTTCGACATGCCGACCACGCTTGGCGACCAGCTCGGCCGCCTGATCGGCGCCGGGGCCGGCCAGACTGTGGTCTGCGACACGACATCGATCAACATCTACAAAGTGCTGCATGCCGCGTTGGAGATGCGGCCGGACCGCTCGGTCATCATCGCCGAGGGCGACAGTTTTCCAACCGATCTCTACATGGCCGAAGGCGTTGCCTCTACCCGGCCAGGCGCGGTGCTGCGCCTCGAGGGCGTCGACGCACCAAGCATTGAAGAGCTGATCGACGAGCGCGTCGCGGTCATCCTGGTCAACCACGTCAACTACAAGTCGGGCGAATTGCGCGACATGGTGGCGCTGACGCGCCGGGCGCATGAAGCCGGGGCGCTGATCGTCTGGGACCTGTGCCACACCGCCGGTGCGCTGCCGGTCGAACTTGACCAGGCCAATGCCGATTTCGCCGTCGGTTGCACCTATAAATACCTGAATGGTGGTCCCGGCGCTCCGGCCTTCATCTATGCGGCCAAGCGGCACCTTGCCGATATCAGCCAGCCGCTCAGCGGCTGGTGGGGGCATGCACGACCTTTTGCCTTCGAGCGAGGGTATGTCGCCGGCACTGGCATCCGCCGGTTCCTGTGCGGCACGCAGCCCATCCTGTCGATGCGGGCACTGAAAGGCGCGCTCGACATCTGGGACGATGTCGACATGGCGGTCTTGCGCAAGAAGAGTATCGCGCTGACCGACCTGTTCATCCAGCTCGTCGAGACGAAATGCGGCGCTTTCGGCCTCACGCTGGAGAGCACCCGCGATGGAAGCCGGCGCGGCAGCCAGGTGTCGTTCCTTCATGACCATGGCTATCAGGTCATGCGGGCGCTGATCGACCACGGCGTGATCGGCGATTTCCGTGCGCCTTCAACCATCCGCTTCGGCTTCACGCCGCTCTATGTCAGCTACAAGGATGTGTGGCAGGCGGTCGAAGTGCTGGAAGACATCTTGCGTACCGGCGCTTGGAAGGACCCACGTTTCGCCACCAAGGAAGCCGTGACCTAA
- the kynA gene encoding tryptophan 2,3-dioxygenase, giving the protein MSEPYDPSSEGAQMSFKERMSYSDYLHLEKILDAQAPLSSAHDEMLFIIQHQTSELWMKLALHEIGAAIRAIRADRLEPSFKMLSRVARIFEQLNNAWDVLRTMTPSEYTEFRDSLGQSSGFQSWQYRAIEFMAGNRNLAMLGPHKHRPDLTEKLEAILAAPSLYDEALLLLARNGFDIGADARRTDWRETRAENEEVLVAWQSVYRDPQRYWMFYELAEKLVDFEDYFRRWRFNHVTTVERIIGMKRGTGGTSGASYLKKMLEIELFPELWKVRTRL; this is encoded by the coding sequence TTGAGCGAGCCATACGATCCTTCGTCCGAAGGCGCACAGATGTCGTTCAAGGAGCGCATGTCCTACAGCGACTATCTGCACCTGGAGAAGATCCTCGACGCGCAGGCACCGCTGTCGTCAGCGCATGACGAGATGTTGTTCATCATCCAGCATCAGACGTCTGAATTGTGGATGAAGCTCGCTTTGCACGAGATCGGTGCCGCGATCCGCGCCATCCGCGCTGACCGCCTTGAGCCGAGCTTCAAGATGCTGTCGCGCGTCGCGCGCATCTTCGAGCAGTTGAACAATGCCTGGGATGTGCTGAGGACGATGACGCCCAGCGAATACACCGAGTTCCGCGATTCGCTCGGCCAGTCCTCGGGCTTCCAGTCCTGGCAGTACCGCGCCATCGAGTTCATGGCCGGTAACCGCAACCTCGCCATGCTTGGCCCCCACAAGCATCGGCCGGACCTCACTGAAAAGCTGGAAGCGATCCTCGCCGCGCCTTCGCTCTACGATGAAGCGTTGCTGCTGTTGGCCCGTAACGGATTCGACATCGGCGCCGACGCCAGACGCACCGACTGGCGTGAGACCCGCGCCGAAAACGAAGAGGTCCTGGTTGCCTGGCAGAGCGTCTATCGCGATCCGCAGCGCTACTGGATGTTCTACGAACTGGCCGAGAAGCTCGTCGATTTCGAAGACTATTTCCGGCGTTGGCGCTTCAACCATGTCACGACGGTCGAGCGCATCATCGGCATGAAACGCGGCACCGGCGGTACGTCCGGCGCCTCCTACCTCAAGAAGATGCTTGAGATCGAATTGTTTCCCGAACTCTGGAAGGTTCGCACAAGGCTATGA
- a CDS encoding AMP-binding protein produces MLGPSAHVDTFTRDNLPPPEQWPEFLLDGFDYPEHLNAGVELTDRLVEKGLGDHTALIGNGRRRTYKELSDWTNRLAHALVENYGVKPGNRVLIRSANNPAMVACWLAATKVGAVVVNTMPMLRAGELAKIVDKAEITVALCDTRLMDEMTACAKDSVFLKQVIGFDGTANHDAELDRAALDKPVTFTAVNTGRDDVALLGFTSGTTGVPKATMHFHRDLLIIADAYAREILQVTPDDIFVGSPPLAFTFGLGGLAIFPLRFGAAATLLEQATPPNMIHIIETYKATISFTAPTAYRAMLKAMDEGADLSSLRVAVSAGETLPAPVFEEWTQKTGKPILDGIGATEMLHIFISNRFDDMKPASTGKPVSGYEARIVDDEMNELPRGMTGRLAVRGPTGCRYMADTRQKEYVRDGWNLTGDTFTQDDDGFFHFAARSDDMIVSAGYNIAGPEVEAALLSHVDVAECAVIGTDDVERGQIVEAYVVLVQGVAPDALAIKRLQDHVKATIAPYKYPRSVKFIAALPKTQTGKIQRFRLRTEKTN; encoded by the coding sequence ATGCTCGGGCCATCAGCGCATGTGGACACCTTTACGCGTGACAACCTTCCGCCGCCGGAGCAGTGGCCGGAGTTCCTGCTTGACGGCTTCGACTATCCCGAGCACCTCAACGCCGGCGTCGAGTTGACGGACAGGTTGGTTGAGAAAGGCCTTGGCGACCATACCGCGCTGATCGGCAACGGACGTCGCCGCACCTACAAGGAACTGTCCGACTGGACGAACCGGCTGGCCCACGCGCTGGTCGAGAATTATGGCGTCAAGCCCGGCAACCGGGTGCTGATCCGTTCGGCAAACAATCCTGCCATGGTCGCCTGCTGGCTGGCCGCCACAAAGGTCGGCGCCGTGGTCGTCAACACCATGCCGATGCTGCGCGCCGGCGAGCTTGCCAAGATCGTCGACAAGGCTGAAATCACGGTCGCGCTTTGCGACACCAGGCTGATGGATGAGATGACGGCCTGCGCGAAGGACAGCGTGTTCCTCAAGCAGGTCATCGGCTTCGACGGCACCGCCAACCACGATGCCGAACTCGATCGCGCCGCCCTCGACAAGCCGGTGACGTTCACCGCCGTCAACACGGGTCGCGACGACGTTGCGCTGCTCGGCTTCACGTCGGGCACCACAGGCGTGCCGAAGGCGACGATGCATTTCCACCGTGACCTGCTGATCATCGCCGACGCCTATGCACGGGAAATTCTCCAGGTGACGCCAGACGACATCTTTGTCGGGTCGCCGCCGCTCGCTTTCACCTTCGGCCTCGGCGGCCTCGCAATCTTCCCGCTGCGCTTCGGTGCGGCGGCGACGTTGCTGGAACAGGCGACGCCGCCCAACATGATCCACATCATCGAGACTTACAAAGCCACCATTTCCTTCACCGCGCCGACCGCTTACCGCGCGATGCTGAAGGCCATGGATGAGGGCGCTGACCTGTCGTCGCTGCGCGTCGCCGTTTCGGCCGGCGAGACCTTGCCTGCCCCGGTCTTCGAAGAATGGACGCAAAAGACTGGCAAGCCGATCCTTGACGGCATCGGCGCCACTGAGATGCTGCACATCTTCATCTCCAACCGCTTCGACGACATGAAACCCGCGTCGACCGGCAAGCCGGTGAGCGGCTACGAGGCGCGTATCGTCGACGATGAGATGAACGAACTGCCGCGCGGCATGACAGGCAGGCTGGCGGTGCGCGGGCCGACCGGCTGCCGCTACATGGCTGACACCAGACAGAAGGAATATGTCCGCGACGGCTGGAATCTCACCGGCGATACCTTCACCCAGGATGACGACGGTTTCTTCCACTTCGCCGCGCGCTCCGACGACATGATCGTCAGCGCCGGCTATAACATCGCCGGACCCGAGGTCGAGGCGGCGCTGCTGTCACACGTGGATGTCGCTGAATGCGCGGTGATCGGCACGGACGATGTCGAACGCGGTCAGATCGTCGAGGCGTATGTCGTGCTCGTGCAGGGCGTGGCGCCGGACGCGTTGGCCATCAAGCGCCTGCAGGACCACGTCAAGGCGACGATCGCCCCTTACAAATATCCGCGATCGGTGAAATTCATCGCCGCCCTGCCCAAGACCCAGACCGGCAAGATACAGCGCTTCCGGTTACGCACGGAGAAGACCAATTGA
- a CDS encoding alpha/beta hydrolase — protein sequence MLEHRITDWDNAYANGANIAASDCWPAAWVEPAQAFRDALSAEGRARLDVAYGDRTRNRLDLFLPAAEPKGLVVFVHGGYWKAFDKSFWSHLATGAIGHGYAVAMPSYTLCPETSIAGIVREIGAAIDKAAELVEGPIMLTGHSAGGHLVSRMVTATTPLAPAVAKRIRHVVSISGVHDLRPMMRTDMNTTLKLDEADALAESPALLRPMDNARITCWVGGGERAEFLRQSALLANIWTGLGATTATVVEPDRHHFSIIDGLADPGHALTRTLVAE from the coding sequence GTGCTCGAACATCGAATCACCGATTGGGACAATGCCTATGCCAATGGCGCGAACATCGCCGCAAGCGACTGCTGGCCGGCTGCGTGGGTGGAACCAGCGCAAGCGTTTCGGGATGCGCTTTCAGCGGAGGGCAGGGCGCGGCTCGACGTCGCCTATGGGGACAGGACGCGTAACCGGCTCGACCTTTTCCTTCCGGCAGCCGAACCCAAAGGGCTCGTGGTGTTCGTGCATGGCGGCTACTGGAAAGCCTTCGACAAGAGTTTCTGGTCACATCTTGCTACCGGCGCGATCGGTCACGGTTACGCCGTGGCTATGCCTTCCTACACACTCTGCCCGGAGACAAGCATCGCCGGTATCGTCCGGGAAATCGGCGCGGCCATCGACAAGGCGGCGGAGCTCGTCGAAGGACCGATAATGCTGACCGGACATTCGGCCGGCGGCCATCTCGTCAGCCGGATGGTGACGGCAACGACACCGCTGGCGCCGGCCGTGGCCAAGCGCATACGCCATGTGGTGTCGATCTCAGGCGTACACGATTTGCGCCCGATGATGCGAACAGACATGAACACCACATTGAAGCTCGACGAGGCCGACGCACTGGCTGAAAGCCCGGCGCTGCTGCGTCCCATGGACAATGCGCGCATCACCTGCTGGGTCGGCGGCGGCGAGCGCGCCGAATTCCTGCGGCAGAGCGCGTTGCTTGCCAATATCTGGACAGGCCTTGGCGCCACGACAGCCACTGTGGTCGAGCCGGATCGTCATCATTTCAGCATTATCGACGGCCTTGCCGATCCGGGCCATGCGCTCACTCGAACCCTGGTCGCTGAGTAG